The following proteins come from a genomic window of Pocillopora verrucosa isolate sample1 chromosome 6, ASM3666991v2, whole genome shotgun sequence:
- the LOC131770673 gene encoding matrix-remodeling-associated protein 5 isoform X1: protein MYKNLRVSMAQTFVLCLVVVLGTLASVVRTQGTEWEEYTPYWCTPVGRVLMSRGTTVKECKSYCNEGCGAIEWWEGGGQACYLCTDLSLLIEFPYTRDLSYPPHVFIKQSDAQATPTTIATTIATTSTAVTSDEGIPTTTPDEIKTTSSMEEIFPTMFPIDEDDISSTPDEEGTTSAATDGEDIASTPFLVSTPATEQEKTSAVYQEGTTASPEMTTSAPSVEGTTATPEGTTTRSAVEGDGTVSEPDHRITTSALNLQQTTTSPFHGGSISTTNEESTTKEAEQEMTTLSPIQESTASAVDLQTTTSAPEHERPTSKPEVEGTNTGKEETTPSPGQEVKTSELDPVAKDPEKETSLPIKEATTTLPEKGASTSVPELEWTTLSPQPGRKTYAPDHQGATPESHKDMTSSPSSQEATTSGPELIKTTSAPNKEGSTSATHQEGTTSLLQQEGTTSATEAVPPTSEKQQEGTSSEPSEQVTTIPQGQEFSTSSYKGITPEPKEERTTVTHPEKKMTITNGGKTNSAKEGGTSSTPTESHSIRSSVTLPGVPIQVSSKTISETELEVSWIPPHEGRANILFYRVKVIDVSGGGLTRIIQVPQYVQSVTVDSLNPDTEYLFAISAGNQHGIGPLSEEMSGRTKAIIARIEPTKDTEVQSTSQEDPVVRLSHRTDFVVAGMDKSTRAICFVSGQEFIGWFKSTGEQIIGTSPNHRMYVEDEDDSYSLVIRRLMQSDGGEYVCRGTKTSATYSLYVEFSVEDPPDVQNLWLNQEGEIFVGVKIGYPAPEYLWQKNGVKLDANSGRFRLLPDGTIKISKVSAEDAGDYKVRISQLNRRRETTETIKVRIFDPPQIDTTKPAERNLTFGYPTTLECLVSGIPKPEVTWTGPNGETVTGSEQRISFQSDGSLKIFQVNLMDMGRWTCEAINSVGSASRQIEVQAIYMPPEIHQLSNITANEGDSKSLKCTATGFPLPKVIWLRDNKEYPGQMKKPGESVLNLEDLGLDDISKFICEAFNAATDEEGEIIVKTVAIDLFVMVEPRPYDSNLVKEPVYSELGSPVPVRLACAFTGYPPPEVRITKDDDSVVNGIESVWIDIVTDSLDDYGVYHCVAENVVSLSKLNYTFEVKRSEAPKFTLEPKVPSGNLTAGFPVTMTWNVSGIPKPEMRWKSSSEGYVTLVNPRFLLSERNLTIKTLEEKDAGIWTIEATNSLKTTKVQVEFGTIFVSPQIKPIPDVVVYEGENTTLTCTASGVPTPDVKWISEGKEFFDEQKSPGKSEITLLNLGLEDNSQFICEAKNGAQNDKGKELVDVQNMKLIVKVEPKPADSTHRAKPVLSYIGNPEPSVFNCEFSGYPPPDVRILKDGQVLAYGEDSISYSVSVDSVDDFGEYVCMAENEVGKSKKNYTFAIRSSAAPSSPRDFTGEPTCDSVVLSWSHPDDSGGFPVISYVITYSNNTVVISSDLTDFIIDNLKHGTTYKIGIQARTEAGIGKEANVEVKTTQFCQVSSCVNVLEDGDLYTLNASQGLWPRDGFCRALSAHRASEPDMYRLSADYYIPGTKGSMVVTYVGVFFNAQNEDNFDFIFFRVGASDNPCFQTGEIQRGRLNWYGSQVGSCPHGPPRNARWIHITLEVRKSEVSVFLEGVHVTSFRGHFPPKGAGGVLLANRRGSVVRFKNFIINDIPSLPFETRSCATMQDNTKYYSMISQGDFWSQGFCRALLKNVNLEETSTYQVSVDLFSDLGWSGDRIAYLGIIFNARDINNADFIYFRPYWKDHCYQTGYMMGGRQRREGAKTGPCSCTVAGGKWFNVRLEIRSNIVSVFMNGLAAATFKSHFPSTNKGTGVLVTGGCQKSIRFRNFTVKSLPLLPFTSKNCQGARDSGSYFTLMAYPGIEDTTQPGVCRAVYPKNVLGTSYVISVSFYVQGSLLGGKYGVMFNVKNADSFEFVYFRPYNRDDCVQIGYLQGTKINEGERRKPKSLTCSYGFMRGGSWYDVRLKVNGSEVKVLIDDVVVAVFKSRFPTIGRGGVMVASGYKRRINFKDFRIL, encoded by the exons GCACAGAATGGGAGGAATACACTCCATATTGGTGCACCCCAGTGGGGAGAGTTTTGATGAGCCGAGGAACGACTGTTAAGGAATGTAAAAGTTATTGCAATGAAGGCTGTGGAGCAATCGAGTGGTGGGAGGGCGGAGGCCAAGCGTGTTATCTGTGCACTGACTTGAGTCTTCTGATTGAGTTCCCATACACGCGGGATCTATCCTATCCTCCTCATGTGTTCATCAAACAATCAG ATGCGCAAGCTACACCTACTACTATTGCGACCACGATTGCAACAACGTCTACAGCAGTAACGTCTGATGAAGGAATACCGACAACCACACCTGACGAAATAAAGACAACTTCTTCGATGGAGGAAATATTCCCAACTATGTTTCCGATAGATGAAGATGACATATCATCTACGCCAGATGAGGAAGGTACAACATCTGCAGCAACAGATGGAGAGGATATTGCATCGACTCCTTTCCTAGTTTCAACACCTGCAACAGAGCAGGAAAAGACATCCGCCGTATATCAAGAAGGTACCACCGCTTCCCCAGAGATGACAACTTCAGCGCCAAGTGTAGAAGGAACAACGGCTACACCAGAAGGAACTACGACAAGGTCAGCTGTGGAAGGAGATGGAACAGTTTCTGAACCAGATCATCGGATAACAACCTCTGCTCTGAATCtacaacaaacaacaactaGTCCGTTTCATGGAGGATCAATTTCTACCACCAACGAAGAAAGTACCACTAAGGAGGCAGAACAGGAAATGACCACTCTTTCACCAATCCAAGAAAGTACAGCATCCGCCGTGGACCTACAAACGACGACATCTGCACCTGAACACGAAAGGCCTACCTCTAAACCAGAGGTGGAAGGAACAAATACAGGTAAAGAGGAAACAACACCTTCACCTGGCCAAGAGGTAAAGACCTCTGAACTGGACCCAGTAGCAAAAGACCCAGAAAAAGAAACTTCCCTTCCTATCAAAGAAGCAACAACCACTTTACCTGAAAAAGGAGCATCTACCTCAGTGCCTGAGCTGGAATGGACGACCTTGTCACCACAGCCAGGAAGAAAGACATATGCGCCGGATCATCAAGGAGCGACCCCCGAGTCACACAAAGACATGACATCATCTCCATCAAGTCAAGAAGCCACAACCTCCGGACCAGAGCTCATAAAAACCACTTCAGCACCAAATAAAGAAGGATCGACATCTGCAACACATCAAGAAGGGACAACATCTCTTCTACAGCAAGAAGGAACCACTTCTGCAACAGAAGCTGTGCCACCTACCTCCGAGAAACAACAAGAGGGAACAAGCTCTGAACCAAGTGAGCAGGTAACAACTATACCACAAGGGCAGGAATTTTCAACTTCTTCTTACAAAGGAATTACCCCCGAGCCAAAAGAAGAACGGACCACAGTAACACatcctgaaaagaaaatgacaattacTAATGGAGGGAAAACAAATTCAGCGAAAGAGGGAGGAACATCATCTACACCAACGGAG AGTCATTCCATAAGATCTTCCGTGACTCTTCCTGGCGTTCCAATCCAAGTATCCTCCAAAACCATCTCGGAAACGGAGCTAGAGGTGTCCTGGATACCACCACATGAGGGACGCGCAAACATTTTGTTCTACAGAGTCAAAGTTATCGACGTCAGTGGGG GCGGGCTTACAAGAATAATCCAAGTGCCGCAGTACGTTCAGTCAGTCACGGTCGACTCCCTTAATCCGGACACGGAGTACTTGTTTGCAATATCAGCTGGCAATCAACATGGAATTGGACCATTGTCGGAGGAAATGTCTGGGCGAACGAAGGCCATAATAGCAAGAATAGAACCCACAAAGGACACTGAAGTGCAAAGTACGAGTCAAGAGG ACCCAGTCGTAAGACTCTCTCACCGCACAGACTTTGTCGTTGCCGGAATGGACAAGAGTACCAGAGCCATATGTTTTGTGAGTGGACAGGAATTTATTGGTTGGTTTAAATCAACTGGGGAACAAATCATTGGCACAAGTCCCAACCACAGAATGTATGTGGAGGACGAAGATGACAGCTATTCGCTTGTAATCCGCAGGCTTATGCAATCTGATGGCGGGGAATACGTTTGCCGTGGAACCAAAACGAGTGCAACTTATTCGCTCTACGTCGAAT TTTCTGTGGAGGATCCTCCAGACGTTCAAAACTTATGGTTAAACCAAGAAGGTGAGATATTTGTCGGTGTCAAGATTGGGTACCCGGCTCCGGAGTATCTCTGGCAGAAAAATGGAGTCAAACTTGACGCAAACTCAGGTCGATTTCGTCTCCTACCGGATGGAACCATCAAAATTAGTAAAGTGTCCGCCGAAGATGCTGGAGATTATAAAGTGAGAATATCTCAATTGAACAGACGACGGGAAACCACTGAAACAATTAAAGTTAGGATTTTTG ACCCTCCGCAGATCGACACCACAAAGCCAGCGGAACGCAACCTCACCTTTGGCTATCCAACGACATTAGAATGTTTAGTTTCCGGTATTCCCAAACCGGAAGTCACATGGACCGGCCCAAATGGAGAGACAGTCACAGGGTCTGAGCAACGCATTTCATTTCAAAGCGACGGTAGTTTAAAGATATTTCAAGTAAACTTGATGGATATGGGCAGATGGACCTGTGAGGCGATAAATTCTGTGGGAAGTGCCAGCCGACAGATTGAGGTTCAGGCGATTTATA TGCCGCCGGAGATTCATCAGCTTTCAAACATCACCGCAAATGAAGGAGATTCTAAATCATTGAAATGCACCGCTACCGGTTTCCCTCTCCCGAAAGTGATTTGGCTCAGGGACAACAAAGAATATCCAGGACAGATG AAAAAACCTGGCGAGAGCGTGTTGAACCTGGAAGATCTCGGCTTAGACGACATCTCGAAGTTTATTTGTGAAGCTTTTAATGCAGCAACGGACGAGGAAGGAGAAATTATTGTCAAGACAGTTGCTATTGATCTCTTTGTTATGG TTGAACCAAGGCCATACGATTCAAACCTGGTCAAAGAACCCGTATATAGTGAGCTCGGGAGCCCAGTCCCCGTCCGACTGGCCTGTGCATTTACCGGTTACCCTCCCCCTGAGGTGCGGATCACAAAGGATGATGATAGTGTGGTGAATGGCATAGAATCAGTTTGGATTGACATCGTAACAGATAGCCTCGATGATTACGGAGTGTACCACTGTGTCGCCGAGAATGTGGTCAGTCTTTCCAAGTTAAATTATACCTTCGAAGTCAAGAGATCAG AGGCTCCGAAGTTTACGTTAGAGCCCAAGGTCCCCTCTGGAAATCTAACCGCAGGCTTTCCAGTGACCATGACATGGAACGTTTCCGGTATTCCAAAACCGGAAATGAGATGGAAGAGCTCTTCGGAAGGATATGTAACTTTGGTCAATCCTCGCTTTTTATTGAGTGAAAGAAATCTTACCATTAAAACATTGGAGGAAAAAGACGCTGGAATTTGGACGATAGAGGCGACAAATAGCTTGAAAACCACGAAAGTTCAGGTGGAATTCGGCACAATATTTG TGTCGCCCCAGATCAAGCCGATACCTGATGTGGTGGTATATGAAGGGGAAAATACTACGCTGACCTGCACTGCTTCTGGAGTCCCGACCCCGGATGTAAAATGGATATCAGAGGGAAAGGAGTTTTTTGATGAGCAG AAATCACCTGGTAAGAGTGAGATAACTCTGCTGAACCTGGGATTGGAAGACAACTCGCAATTTATTTGTGAAGCGAAAAATGGAGCACAAAACGACAAAGGGAAGGAGCTGGTTGATGTGCAAAACATGAAACTTATCGTCAAAG TTGAACCTAAACCAGCGGATAGTACCCATCGCGCCAAGCCTGTTCTTTCCTACATTGGAAACCCTGAACCTTCAGTCTTCAACTGCGAGTTCAGCGGTTATCCGCCTCCTGATGTAAGAATCTTGAAGGATGGTCAAGTTTTGGCTTATGGCGAGGATTCAATTTCGTACAGCGTTAGCGTTGATAGCGTAGATGACTTCGGTGAATATGTCTGCATGGCCGAAAACGAAGTAGGGAAATCCAAGAAGAACTACACCTTTGCGATACGATCTTCAG CCGCACCAAGTAGCCCAAGAGACTTCACCGGGGAACCAACATGCGACAGCGTGGTCTTAAGCTGGAGCCACCCAGACGACAGTGGGGGATTTCCTGTCATAAGCTACGTTATCACTTACAGCAATAACACAGTGGTCATCTCCTCTGACCTAACTGACTTCATCATTGACAACTTAAAACACGGCACAACATACAAAATCGGTATACAAGCTAGAACAGAAGCCGGCATCGGGAAAGAAGCAAATGTTGAAGTGAAGACGACACAGTTTT GCCAAGTGTCATCTTGCGTAAACGTACTTGAAGATGGAGATCTATACACTTTAAATGCCAGTCAGGGTCTCTGGCCCAGAGATGGATTTTGCCGAGCACTGAGTGCGCACAGAGCATCGGAGCCTGACATGTATAGGCTGTCCGCTGACTATTATATCCCTGGCACTAAAGGCTCAATGGTGGTTACCTACGTGGGTGTGTTCTTTAACGCTCAGAATGAGGacaactttgattttatattcttCAG GGTTGGAGCAAGTGACAACCCGTGCTTCCAAACTGGTGAGATCCAGCGAGGCCGGCTGAACTGGTATGGTTCCCAGGTCGGCTCCTGTCCGCACGGCCCACCTCGCAATGCACGATGGATACACATTACACTCGAGGTCCGAAAGTCTGAAGTTTCAGTTTTCCTAGAAGGAGTTCACGTGACTTCTTTTCGAGGCCACTTCCCTCCTAAAGGTGCTGGGGGTGTGTTATTGGCTAATCGCCGTGGAAGTGTTGTACGGTTCAAGAACTTTATCATCAACGATATACCTTCTTTGCCGTTTGAAACAAGGAGTTGTGCTACAATGCAGGATAACACAAAGTACTACTCCATGATAAGTCAAGGCGACTTCTGGTCGCAAGGATTCTGCCGCGCTCTTCTGAAAAATGTCAACTTGGAGGAGACATCTACTTATCAAGTGTCCGTGGACTTGTTCAGTGATCTGGGTTGGAGTGGCGACAGGATTGCATATCTTGGAATTATTTTCAATGCCCGTGATATCAATAATGCTGACTTCATTTACTTCAG ACCTTACTGGAAGGATCACTGTTACCAAACAGGATACATGATGGGCGGACGGCAGAGGAGAGAAGGAGCCAAAACCGGGCCCTGTTCCTGCACCGTAGCAGGCGGGAAATGGTTTAACGTCCGCCTGGAAATCCGCAGTAACATCGTAAGCGTTTTCATGAACGGCCTAGCTGCTGCAACTTTTAAATCGCATTTTCCCTCCACCAACAAAGGTACCGGTGTTCTTGTAACGGGCGGTTGCCAGAAGTCCATTCGTTTCAGGAACTTTACCGTGAAATCGCTTCCGTTACTGCCTTTTACTTCCAAGAATTGTCAGGGCGCAAGGGATTCTGGGAGCTATTTCACCTTAATGGCTTATCCCGGAATTGAAGACACTACTCAACCCGGTGTGTGCCGCGCAGTGTACCCGAAAAATGTCCTGGGCACTAGTTACGTCATCAGCGTCAGTTTTTATGTTCAGGGGAGTCTGCTGGGTGGAAAGTATGGCGTCATGTTTAATGTGAAGAACGCTGACAGCTTCGAGTTTGTTTACTTCCG ACCCTACAACCGCGATGACTGCGTTCAAATAGGGTACCTTCAAGGCACCAAAATCAACGAAGGGGAACGAAGAAAACCGAAATCCCTGACATGCTCATACGGATTCATGCGGGGTGGAAGTTGGTATGATGTGCGCCTCAAGGTCAACGGAAGCGAAGTAAAGGTTCTCATAGATGATGTAGTGGTCGCCGTTTTCAAGAGTCGATTCCCGACTATTGGGCGCGGAGGAGTCATGGTGGCCAGCGGTTACAAGCGAAGAATAAACTTCAAAGACTTTCGCATATTGTAA